One Peribacillus simplex NBRC 15720 = DSM 1321 genomic region harbors:
- a CDS encoding IclR family transcriptional regulator — protein sequence MKQYEVATLKKGLLILDALQEKDMTLREVIQTFSFNKSTAFRLLYTLEIMGYVKKIDNSYSLTNKMGFLSTSFNSKANWLSVPPLYELSREVGETTYVGILYGTEVVTAQVVDGTHSMRAHSEVGDRSPVHLSALGKVILAFLDKTKLDGILKELTLVQNTKNTFVDLHLLKEHLKVIRKQGYAVDDEETEIGLRCIAAPVIFEGNMISAVAIAGPALRLNKKLDKDLSKKLIQCSSRISKML from the coding sequence TTGAAGCAATACGAAGTAGCTACACTGAAAAAAGGACTTCTAATTTTAGATGCTTTGCAAGAAAAGGATATGACACTTCGAGAAGTTATACAAACATTCTCATTTAATAAATCAACAGCTTTTCGTTTGTTATATACCCTTGAAATAATGGGCTATGTTAAAAAGATTGATAATTCCTATAGTCTTACTAATAAGATGGGATTTTTATCTACTTCCTTTAACTCAAAAGCAAATTGGTTATCGGTTCCACCTTTATATGAATTGAGTAGAGAAGTTGGAGAAACAACCTATGTTGGAATCCTTTATGGTACGGAAGTAGTCACCGCACAAGTTGTTGATGGCACTCATTCAATGAGGGCACACTCAGAGGTTGGCGACAGGTCTCCTGTACATTTAAGCGCTCTAGGAAAAGTCATATTAGCTTTTTTAGACAAAACCAAGCTCGATGGAATCCTTAAAGAATTGACATTAGTACAAAATACAAAAAATACATTTGTAGACTTACACTTATTAAAAGAACACCTAAAGGTCATTCGTAAGCAAGGATACGCAGTAGATGACGAAGAGACAGAAATAGGTTTACGCTGTATTGCTGCTCCTGTCATCTTTGAGGGAAATATGATTTCAGCAGTTGCGATAGCTGGTCCAGCCCTTCGGTTGAATAAAAAATTAGATAAAGATTTAAGTAAAAAACTTATTCAATGTAGTTCGCGTATATCGAAAATGCTTTGA
- a CDS encoding acyltransferase translates to METISNILHKPETNNEILFIGNTKDEISFVNSKIKFLGEGNRLIIERGAEFKNATLNFNGNYSLIIIGKSNHGATMSVNVWNDNTFFLGRNYSFNGLARFILSEQKNLFIGHDNMFSSGIVVRLADPHLIYDGTTRKRINSTKSVYLGDHIWIGQDVMILKGVEVGTGSILGAKSLVTKSLPSNVSAAGSPARVVRKNVFWARPSVHAYTEIETADSQKFPDLRFVYTPKGSTAKHFAKIEEQLNTATSVEEKTDILTPYLDVTSKNRFFLPVPPEIKKTFLERIFRKGGKG, encoded by the coding sequence ATGGAAACTATTTCTAATATCTTACATAAACCGGAAACGAATAATGAAATACTCTTTATAGGAAATACCAAAGATGAGATTTCGTTTGTGAATAGTAAAATCAAATTTTTGGGTGAAGGAAATCGGTTAATTATTGAACGTGGAGCCGAATTTAAAAATGCAACCCTAAATTTTAATGGCAACTACTCGCTCATAATTATTGGGAAATCAAATCACGGTGCAACGATGAGCGTCAATGTTTGGAATGATAATACATTTTTCCTTGGTCGCAACTATTCATTTAATGGTTTAGCGAGATTTATTCTCTCTGAGCAAAAGAATCTATTCATCGGTCATGATAATATGTTTTCAAGTGGTATAGTCGTTCGTTTGGCAGATCCACATTTGATCTACGATGGAACAACTCGAAAACGGATTAACTCAACAAAGAGTGTGTACTTAGGTGACCACATTTGGATTGGGCAGGACGTCATGATTCTAAAAGGAGTAGAAGTTGGTACAGGTTCAATTTTAGGTGCAAAGTCGCTCGTGACAAAATCGCTCCCATCAAATGTTTCAGCCGCAGGAAGTCCTGCACGTGTGGTGCGGAAAAATGTTTTTTGGGCACGTCCGTCTGTCCATGCATATACTGAAATAGAAACAGCAGACTCACAAAAATTCCCGGATTTGCGTTTTGTCTATACGCCAAAAGGCTCAACAGCAAAACATTTTGCAAAAATTGAAGAACAGCTAAATACCGCAACTTCTGTAGAGGAGAAGACTGACATATTAACGCCTTATCTTGATGTAACAAGTAAGAATCGTTTCTTTCTTCCTGTGCCTCCTGAGATAAAGAAAACATTTCTCGAACGAATCTTTCGCAAAGGAGGCAAGGGGTAG
- a CDS encoding heme-degrading domain-containing protein — translation MNLQQLENVEKELQFETFTNEDALNLGMTLINYAKENNKAVAIHIERNRVPLFTYLMDGTSEENVFWLYRKKRVVDHYNRSSHYIGARFEKQGTTHNESSLLQSSDYQAIGGSFPIRIKNIGVIGSVTVAGLTPQLDHDYAVEGVKHFLKK, via the coding sequence ATGAACTTACAACAACTAGAAAACGTAGAAAAGGAATTACAATTTGAAACATTTACAAATGAAGATGCTCTAAATCTTGGTATGACATTAATTAATTATGCAAAAGAAAATAACAAAGCAGTAGCTATTCATATTGAGCGTAATCGAGTACCTTTATTCACCTATCTAATGGATGGTACTTCTGAAGAAAATGTATTTTGGCTATATCGAAAAAAACGCGTAGTGGATCATTACAACCGAAGCTCACATTATATTGGAGCGAGATTCGAAAAGCAAGGAACGACCCATAATGAAAGCTCTCTTCTTCAATCATCTGATTATCAAGCTATAGGCGGCTCTTTTCCTATACGTATTAAAAACATAGGCGTAATTGGGAGTGTAACAGTAGCAGGGCTTACACCTCAACTTGATCACGATTATGCTGTCGAGGGAGTAAAACATTTCTTAAAAAAATAA
- a CDS encoding beta-lactamase family protein — MIINKKIYTQFNSVVSNVRKTSELVDCSGASVYIIHNDNIITEEYWGKHSKDPNLRKIQEDTQFHVASVRKSYIGFAVACAVYKGYIDSIDDISSTE, encoded by the coding sequence ATGATAATTAATAAAAAGATATACACACAGTTTAATTCAGTTGTATCAAATGTTAGAAAGACGTCTGAATTAGTTGACTGTTCAGGTGCATCTGTTTATATAATTCATAACGATAATATTATTACAGAGGAATATTGGGGTAAACATTCTAAGGATCCTAATTTGAGGAAAATCCAAGAAGATACCCAATTTCATGTTGCCTCAGTTAGAAAAAGTTACATAGGCTTTGCAGTGGCCTGTGCGGTTTATAAAGGATACATAGACTCAATAGATGATATATCTTCCACCGAATAG
- a CDS encoding MFS transporter, translating to MSTKVYIALFSLATSAFAIGTTEFVIVGLLQTVADDLSISVSKAGALISGYAVAIAVGTPIVTAITGRIPKKGFLLILMIVFILGNAVSAISETYEVLMISRVITAIAHGVFFAIAATVAADIVPENKKGTAISIMFTGLTVATIAGVPMGTYIGQQFGWRATFGAVAVLGIIGLIVNVFAVDKVDRQSNPPTLKDVGQLVKNERILLALLMTALGFGGTFSLFTYLAPILEKISGYSAGSISLLLLVYGVAVAIGNIVGGKMANQHPVKSLRFVFLLQGIVLLLQMILLPSKGLSILSIILLGLFAFMMSPGVQAYIVTLAEKLVPSAKDIASALNISAFNVGIAAGSTLGGLAVDYLTYLDTAWIGAIMVAFAYLLSVLNYKLDKKQKLF from the coding sequence ATGTCAACAAAAGTATACATTGCATTATTTTCTTTGGCCACTAGTGCTTTTGCCATTGGAACAACTGAGTTCGTCATTGTAGGCTTACTTCAAACAGTTGCTGATGATCTATCTATTTCGGTGTCAAAAGCTGGCGCTTTAATTTCTGGTTATGCAGTAGCAATAGCTGTTGGAACTCCAATTGTAACAGCTATTACAGGGCGTATTCCAAAAAAAGGATTTTTACTAATCTTGATGATTGTTTTCATTTTAGGTAACGCAGTTTCGGCCATTTCAGAAACATATGAAGTATTAATGATCTCACGAGTTATTACTGCTATCGCACATGGTGTATTTTTTGCAATTGCAGCTACAGTTGCTGCCGATATCGTACCAGAAAACAAAAAAGGAACAGCTATTTCAATTATGTTTACCGGATTAACAGTAGCAACCATAGCTGGTGTTCCAATGGGGACTTATATTGGACAACAGTTTGGTTGGCGCGCTACATTCGGTGCGGTAGCTGTACTCGGCATTATTGGGCTAATCGTAAATGTATTTGCCGTTGATAAAGTGGACAGACAATCAAATCCTCCTACTCTTAAAGATGTAGGGCAACTTGTGAAAAATGAACGAATTCTACTGGCACTATTAATGACCGCATTAGGTTTTGGTGGAACTTTTTCGTTATTTACCTACCTCGCTCCTATACTGGAAAAAATCAGTGGGTACTCAGCTGGATCTATTTCATTGCTGCTTTTAGTTTATGGAGTTGCCGTTGCCATTGGAAATATAGTAGGTGGGAAAATGGCCAATCAGCATCCAGTTAAATCATTACGCTTCGTCTTTTTACTCCAAGGTATCGTACTTTTATTACAAATGATACTACTACCTAGTAAAGGATTAAGTATTTTATCTATTATTTTGTTAGGTTTATTTGCATTTATGATGTCTCCAGGAGTTCAAGCGTACATTGTAACGCTTGCTGAAAAATTGGTTCCTTCTGCAAAAGATATTGCATCTGCACTAAATATATCAGCCTTTAATGTAGGGATCGCTGCAGGATCTACCTTAGGTGGATTAGCAGTAGACTATTTAACGTATTTAGATACGGCATGGATTGGTGCGATTATGGTGGCATTCGCATATCTTCTATCCGTACTGAATTATAAATTAGATAAAAAACAAAAATTATTTTAA
- a CDS encoding antibiotic biosynthesis monooxygenase family protein, with the protein MVVEHAMLIIKEELVEEFIQTINEAFPILSNSEGYLSHKLLRNKENPTLFILVVNWNSLEDHIDGFVGSAKFKKWDSMLRYFFDELSKNLALYRTKI; encoded by the coding sequence ATGGTTGTCGAACATGCCATGTTAATCATCAAAGAAGAGCTAGTGGAGGAATTTATACAGACAATTAACGAAGCATTCCCTATTTTAAGCAATTCTGAGGGGTACTTATCTCACAAACTGCTTCGAAATAAAGAGAATCCAACTCTTTTTATACTTGTTGTTAATTGGAATAGTTTAGAAGACCATATTGATGGCTTTGTAGGGAGTGCTAAATTCAAGAAATGGGACTCTATGCTCAGATACTTCTTTGATGAGTTATCCAAAAATCTTGCACTATACAGAACTAAAATATGA
- a CDS encoding ArsR/SmtB family transcription factor has product MEPLLIYKALSNETRHQILHWLKNPAKHFEVQCHIPEDVDFKIGVCVGDIQAKAGMAQSVISGYLLTMQKAGLLESERVGQWTYYRRNEKIIRQFTEYVQNEL; this is encoded by the coding sequence ATGGAACCTTTATTAATATACAAAGCTTTGTCTAACGAAACGCGTCATCAAATTTTACATTGGCTAAAGAATCCCGCAAAACATTTCGAGGTACAGTGCCATATTCCTGAAGATGTTGATTTTAAAATTGGAGTATGTGTTGGAGATATACAAGCAAAGGCTGGAATGGCGCAGTCTGTGATCTCTGGTTATTTATTAACCATGCAAAAAGCTGGATTATTAGAGTCTGAACGAGTAGGACAGTGGACGTATTATCGACGAAACGAAAAGATCATTCGTCAATTTACTGAATATGTTCAAAATGAATTATAA
- a CDS encoding serine hydrolase — MNQTGLQVRVQTGDKMNMYVSSRELAKWGYFHLKKGNVNGKQIVSNEIIDIATTVQSPNSLDVELPQNGYLWFVKDLPARKSEIGELVSKGSFQILGYTGVTLLVIPQNNLVAVRAFNSFGSPNGFDYLADVREFGNTKMTCLMN; from the coding sequence ATGAACCAAACTGGACTACAAGTAAGAGTACAGACGGGTGATAAGATGAATATGTATGTATCATCAAGAGAGTTGGCTAAATGGGGATACTTCCATCTTAAAAAGGGAAATGTAAATGGAAAACAAATTGTATCAAATGAAATTATAGATATTGCTACAACCGTTCAAAGCCCAAATTCATTAGATGTGGAACTTCCCCAAAACGGTTACTTATGGTTCGTAAAAGATTTACCTGCAAGAAAATCAGAAATTGGTGAACTTGTATCTAAAGGCTCCTTTCAAATTTTAGGCTATACAGGAGTAACTCTTTTGGTTATACCTCAAAATAATCTTGTTGCAGTGCGTGCGTTTAATAGTTTTGGTTCTCCTAATGGATTTGATTACTTAGCTGATGTCCGAGAATTTGGTAATACTAAAATGACCTGCTTAATGAACTAA